Proteins encoded within one genomic window of Gloeobacter kilaueensis JS1:
- a CDS encoding chorismate--pyruvate lyase family protein, with the protein MKQYCEEGLLAGWSALAPVLRLLLVTDGTVTELLEAYFLEAIVVRKLAVGREDEDAFAREVLLVGARSGQCYVHARSLIWPQRLDERLRRGLFETDRGIGQLLRENRIESYRELERCWREPAGARAGYFGVDAGVELLARRYRVHSRAAVIMQITERFSPRLFAS; encoded by the coding sequence ATGAAGCAATATTGCGAAGAGGGGCTGCTGGCGGGCTGGTCGGCGCTCGCGCCGGTGCTGCGGCTGTTGCTCGTGACCGACGGAACCGTAACCGAACTATTGGAGGCGTACTTTCTCGAAGCGATCGTCGTGCGCAAGCTTGCGGTGGGCCGTGAGGACGAAGACGCCTTCGCTCGCGAGGTGCTCTTAGTCGGTGCCAGAAGCGGGCAGTGCTACGTTCATGCCCGCTCACTCATCTGGCCGCAGCGCCTCGACGAGCGGTTGCGGCGGGGGTTGTTTGAAACGGATCGGGGGATCGGCCAGCTGTTGCGCGAGAACCGCATCGAGAGCTACCGCGAACTGGAACGCTGCTGGCGCGAACCGGCTGGAGCGAGGGCCGGATATTTTGGCGTCGATGCCGGGGTGGAACTTCTGGCGCGCCGCTACCGGGTTCACAGCAGGGCAGCAGTGATTATGCAGATTACCGAGCGCTTTTCTCCCCGGCTATTCGCTTCTTAG
- the ilvD gene encoding dihydroxy-acid dehydratase: protein MSDNRRSRVVTQGVQRSPNRAMLRAVGFGDADFDRPIVGVANGFSTITPCNLGLGDLAVRAEASLRQAGAMPQLFGTITISDGISMGTEGMKYSLVSREVIADSIETVCNGQSLDGVLAIGGCDKNMPGAMIAIARLNIPAIFVYGGTIKPGHYNGRDLTLVSSFEAVGEFSAGKIDEQELLDIERRACPGAGSCGGMYTANTMSSAFEAMGMSLMYSSTMAAEDPEKADSAALSAKVLVEAIQKQILPSQILTRQAFENAIAVIMAIGGSTNAVLHLLAIAHSMGVPLVLDDFEQIRARVPVLCDLKPSGRFVATDLHRAGGIPQVMRMLLDRGLLHGEALTITGQSVAELLRDVPREPSADQEVIRPWHNPVYSSGHLAILRGNLASEGAVAKISGIKKPSITGPARVFESEEQCMAAILSGRIQPGDVLVVRYEGPKGGPGMREMLSPTSALIGAGLGDAVGLITDGRFSGGTYGLVVGHVAPEAYVGGTIALVEEGDLISIDAPTRKLELLVDEAELAARRAAWTPPQPRYTRGVLAKYAHLVSSSSIGAVTDAHLAAHDECPETGGEHKATQVLG from the coding sequence ATGTCCGATAATCGGCGCAGTCGCGTAGTCACCCAGGGCGTGCAGCGCTCGCCCAACCGTGCGATGTTGCGGGCGGTGGGTTTTGGTGACGCAGATTTTGACAGACCGATCGTCGGGGTGGCCAACGGCTTCAGCACGATCACCCCCTGCAATCTGGGTCTCGGGGATCTTGCCGTGCGGGCCGAGGCAAGTCTGCGTCAGGCCGGGGCGATGCCACAACTGTTTGGCACAATTACGATTAGCGACGGTATCTCGATGGGCACCGAGGGCATGAAGTACTCGCTTGTCTCCCGCGAGGTGATCGCCGATTCGATCGAGACGGTCTGCAACGGCCAGAGCCTGGACGGCGTGCTCGCCATCGGCGGCTGCGACAAGAACATGCCCGGTGCGATGATCGCGATTGCCCGCCTCAATATCCCGGCTATCTTTGTCTACGGCGGCACGATCAAGCCCGGCCACTACAATGGCCGCGATCTCACCCTCGTCAGCTCCTTCGAGGCAGTGGGCGAGTTCAGCGCCGGCAAGATCGACGAGCAGGAGCTGCTCGACATCGAGCGGCGGGCCTGTCCGGGGGCAGGTTCCTGCGGTGGCATGTACACCGCCAACACGATGAGTTCGGCCTTCGAGGCGATGGGCATGAGCTTGATGTACTCCTCGACGATGGCCGCCGAAGATCCAGAAAAGGCCGATAGTGCAGCCCTTTCGGCCAAAGTGCTGGTTGAGGCCATCCAGAAGCAGATTCTGCCCAGTCAGATTCTGACCCGCCAGGCATTCGAGAATGCGATCGCCGTGATTATGGCCATCGGCGGTTCGACCAACGCCGTGCTCCACCTGCTCGCCATCGCCCACAGCATGGGCGTGCCGCTGGTGCTGGATGATTTTGAGCAGATTCGTGCCCGTGTGCCGGTGCTGTGCGATCTCAAGCCGAGTGGCCGCTTCGTCGCCACCGATCTGCACCGGGCCGGAGGCATCCCCCAGGTGATGCGGATGCTGCTCGATCGGGGGCTACTGCACGGCGAGGCGCTCACGATCACAGGTCAGAGTGTGGCCGAGCTGCTGCGGGATGTGCCACGGGAGCCGTCGGCAGACCAGGAGGTGATCCGGCCCTGGCACAACCCGGTCTATTCGTCGGGGCACCTCGCCATCTTGCGGGGCAACCTGGCCAGCGAAGGAGCGGTCGCCAAGATTAGCGGCATCAAAAAGCCGAGTATCACTGGCCCGGCCCGCGTCTTCGAGTCGGAGGAGCAGTGCATGGCGGCGATCTTGAGCGGTCGCATCCAGCCGGGGGATGTGCTGGTGGTCCGCTACGAGGGCCCCAAGGGCGGGCCGGGGATGCGCGAGATGCTCTCGCCCACCTCCGCTTTAATTGGGGCCGGGCTGGGGGATGCGGTGGGGTTGATCACCGATGGCCGCTTCTCAGGCGGCACCTACGGTCTGGTCGTGGGCCACGTCGCTCCCGAAGCCTACGTCGGCGGCACGATCGCCCTGGTCGAAGAAGGCGATCTGATTTCGATCGATGCCCCGACGCGCAAGCTCGAACTTCTGGTAGACGAGGCGGAACTGGCTGCCCGGCGAGCAGCCTGGACGCCGCCCCAGCCGCGCTACACCCGTGGAGTGCTCGCCAAGTACGCTCATCTGGTGAGCAGTAGCAGTATCGGAGCGGTCACCGATGCCCACCTAGCGGCCCACGATGAGTGCCCAGAGACTGGCGGTGAGCACAAGGCTACCCAGGTACTGGGGTAG
- a CDS encoding sigma 54-interacting transcriptional regulator has protein sequence MATAEAVAWLQQRTVFQALAEPLLTLVAAALEELVVRSGRRLVLEDNAPEALYILIEGRLEGYRTSLNGPATASSLLPGAVVHLPELLLGQRAQRTVITLSDCRLWSIPAVRFRALVAQSPALAEGLTRLLAGEVAQMAAQLSFEQERAAALRPYLIPRARRGIVGKSRYAVTLRAQIRQAATDRKPVLLFGEPGLEKDNLAALVHFGSPWRREPIIQVNCGALQPSGAELFGRSGGRAGLLDWLGEGTLVLNNIQDLPGALQEPIRSLLATGYYRPVYRPEEPPPAQRQNHSRILLIAERAAGNLERLVGHSIKVPPLRVRKGDIAAQIAYYLNLLVRTEGTPKPRVTPEALRQLQSYDFPGNLAELRSLIERAVAQSGGASELTEEIFWPAQARKKRFRYNLLNAQPALRRFLRSRWWPDRLNYGFTATFFVLVVAVLFAGPQRRADNAALNMFWAWWWPLVLIGFPFVGRLWCAVCPFMIWGEIVQKLRVALIPVPLRRWPRQQAERWGGWFLFALFGLIFLWEELWVLPDTAALSAWLLLLITGGAVVCSAIFERRFWCRYLCPIGGMNGLFAKLAITELRAQQGICSATCTTYQCYKGGPALDEGQTTGGCPLYSHPAQLVDNRDCVLCMTCLKACPHRSVEFNLRPPGIELWTTHIPRHYEVALLFLLMGGIFLHHLPQISGLLGWSIASFSSHALLALLILAVPPLLALAVHGLVRLVAQAGEAKAFIELAYGYLPLVLGGTLAHYLRLGLTEAGQILPVTWRTFGASGADLPVLVAHPAVIAFLQGAVLLVALPLALWLTRKIARQPLRVLLPQYLGSLVLTASLWALIVGR, from the coding sequence ATTGCAACTGCCGAGGCAGTCGCCTGGCTGCAGCAGCGGACCGTCTTCCAGGCTCTCGCTGAACCGCTGCTCACCCTCGTTGCCGCCGCCCTGGAGGAACTGGTGGTGCGCTCAGGCCGGAGGCTGGTGCTCGAGGACAACGCTCCCGAAGCCCTGTACATCTTGATCGAAGGCAGGCTCGAAGGCTACCGCACCAGCTTGAACGGCCCGGCCACCGCCAGCAGTCTGCTGCCGGGAGCGGTCGTCCATCTGCCGGAGTTGCTCTTGGGCCAGCGCGCCCAGCGGACGGTGATTACCCTGAGCGACTGCCGCCTCTGGTCGATCCCGGCGGTGCGCTTTCGTGCCCTGGTGGCCCAATCTCCGGCTCTGGCGGAGGGTCTGACCCGGCTTCTGGCGGGCGAGGTGGCCCAGATGGCCGCCCAACTGAGCTTTGAGCAGGAGCGCGCCGCCGCCTTGCGCCCCTATCTCATCCCCCGCGCCCGGCGCGGCATCGTCGGCAAAAGCCGCTACGCCGTCACCCTGCGCGCCCAGATCCGCCAGGCCGCCACCGACCGCAAGCCGGTGCTGCTTTTTGGGGAGCCGGGACTTGAGAAGGACAACCTCGCAGCCCTCGTCCACTTTGGTTCTCCCTGGCGGCGCGAGCCCATTATCCAGGTCAACTGTGGGGCGCTGCAGCCGAGCGGCGCGGAGCTGTTTGGCCGCAGTGGCGGGCGGGCGGGCCTTTTAGACTGGCTGGGCGAGGGGACGCTGGTGCTCAACAACATCCAGGATCTGCCGGGTGCCCTGCAGGAGCCGATCCGCTCGCTGCTTGCCACAGGCTACTACCGGCCCGTCTACCGGCCCGAAGAACCGCCCCCGGCCCAGCGGCAGAACCACTCGCGGATCCTCTTGATCGCCGAGCGCGCCGCCGGTAACCTCGAACGACTGGTCGGCCACTCGATCAAGGTGCCGCCTCTGCGGGTGCGCAAGGGCGATATTGCCGCCCAGATCGCGTACTACCTCAACCTGCTCGTCCGCACAGAAGGCACCCCGAAGCCGCGCGTGACCCCCGAAGCGCTGCGGCAACTGCAGAGCTACGACTTTCCCGGCAATCTGGCCGAGTTGCGCAGTCTCATCGAGCGGGCCGTCGCCCAATCGGGCGGGGCGAGCGAACTGACCGAAGAAATTTTCTGGCCCGCCCAGGCCCGCAAAAAGCGTTTTCGCTACAACCTGCTCAACGCCCAGCCCGCCCTGCGCCGCTTTTTGCGCAGCCGGTGGTGGCCGGACCGGCTCAACTATGGCTTTACGGCCACCTTCTTTGTCCTGGTGGTCGCGGTGCTGTTTGCTGGTCCCCAGCGGCGCGCCGACAACGCCGCCTTAAACATGTTCTGGGCCTGGTGGTGGCCCCTGGTGCTCATTGGCTTTCCCTTCGTCGGTCGCCTCTGGTGTGCCGTCTGCCCCTTCATGATCTGGGGGGAGATTGTCCAGAAACTGCGAGTGGCACTGATACCCGTTCCCCTCCGCCGCTGGCCCCGCCAGCAGGCCGAGCGCTGGGGCGGCTGGTTTTTATTCGCGCTCTTTGGCTTGATCTTTTTGTGGGAAGAACTGTGGGTGCTCCCCGACACCGCCGCCCTCTCCGCCTGGCTGTTGCTGCTTATTACCGGCGGAGCCGTCGTCTGCTCGGCGATCTTCGAGCGGCGCTTCTGGTGCCGCTATCTCTGTCCCATTGGCGGCATGAACGGTCTATTTGCCAAGCTCGCCATCACCGAACTGCGCGCCCAGCAGGGCATCTGCTCGGCCACCTGCACCACCTACCAGTGCTATAAAGGCGGCCCTGCCCTCGACGAGGGCCAGACTACCGGCGGCTGCCCGCTCTACTCCCATCCGGCCCAACTGGTGGACAACCGCGACTGCGTGCTCTGCATGACCTGCCTCAAAGCCTGCCCGCACCGCTCGGTGGAATTCAATTTGCGCCCCCCCGGCATCGAACTGTGGACCACCCACATCCCGCGCCACTACGAGGTGGCGCTGTTGTTTCTATTGATGGGCGGGATCTTTTTGCACCACCTGCCCCAGATTTCCGGGCTCCTGGGCTGGTCCATCGCAAGCTTTAGCTCCCACGCCCTTCTGGCTCTGCTCATTCTGGCGGTACCGCCGCTACTGGCCCTCGCCGTCCACGGCCTCGTTCGCCTGGTGGCGCAGGCGGGCGAAGCCAAGGCGTTTATCGAACTGGCTTACGGCTATCTGCCTCTGGTACTGGGGGGTACCCTCGCCCACTACCTGCGCCTCGGACTCACCGAAGCCGGGCAGATCCTGCCGGTCACCTGGCGCACCTTTGGAGCGAGCGGAGCAGACCTGCCGGTGCTTGTCGCCCACCCGGCGGTGATCGCTTTTTTGCAGGGGGCGGTGCTTCTTGTTGCGCTCCCTCTGGCTCTCTGGCTCACCCGCAAGATCGCCCGCCAGCCGCTGCGCGTATTGCTACCCCAGTACCTGGGTAGCCTTGTGCTCACCGCCAGTCTCTGGGCACTCATCGTGGGCCGCTAG
- a CDS encoding secretin N-terminal domain-containing protein: protein MAVAGSLWGAALQAAPLAGIDVAGTTLRIRTAAPVTFSIEKNTANEVILFLPLTEPDGLPPSQDNALGTVSVQAVAGGTRLIYKPRALGSTFKVVAGQPVANNPTIEIQTEGLAQLPPPPPGTTAPVASAEEKVSLKVRDGDVRDTLTLLGRVAKGNVVTESTVNGRVSLNLDKVTFKDALTAIGAAAGLTINRTEGNVYIVSKPPASGLSNINTPGFGTPGADPSRRPVSFNVKNAELSSVVENIANQSGAALIIKGVLQDRVTGRISNVPFEDALAQLLNGTRFGFVKQGQTYLIGDSTPGTLTSRALERTEAFPLAFTRSKDAKNLFPQSLTQFIKEDPARNAIVVSGTDAVRNQVRALIQEIDKPIRQVVFEVKIVELSETGSRELNVLKAFQTGSVVGFNPNTGGLVGGGTGTTVSSGTINTGGTGSTGTSIGTGSTITSNGGVVTVAPPTLDFANQNPIALSSQLTGGVAVGVFNNIARILEVVGGLINQGKARLLTDTKLNTISGQKGSIDVQTDVNLVLNQLTNVSGASVNNSTLNTLRAGTVVEITPTVQADGNVLAELSIESSSLGQRSSANAAPDISRRKVKNTLLVKDGQTIEIGGLIQNNTTENIVRLPLLGYLPLIGQLFSSTSTSVSQSELVVFLTPRVRDVQPAPGARLPLDPPR, encoded by the coding sequence GTGGCAGTAGCAGGCTCGCTCTGGGGGGCAGCCCTCCAGGCGGCACCGCTGGCGGGCATCGATGTGGCCGGTACAACGCTGCGCATTCGGACTGCCGCCCCGGTCACCTTCTCGATCGAGAAGAACACCGCCAACGAGGTGATTCTTTTTTTGCCGCTCACCGAGCCGGACGGGTTGCCCCCGAGCCAGGACAATGCGCTGGGAACAGTGAGCGTGCAGGCGGTGGCGGGAGGGACGCGCCTCATCTATAAACCCCGCGCCCTGGGCAGCACGTTTAAAGTCGTGGCCGGCCAGCCGGTGGCCAACAACCCGACCATCGAGATCCAGACCGAGGGGCTGGCCCAACTGCCGCCCCCGCCGCCGGGAACGACCGCTCCGGTTGCCTCTGCCGAAGAAAAAGTGAGCTTGAAGGTGCGCGACGGCGACGTGCGCGACACCCTGACGCTCCTGGGAAGGGTGGCCAAGGGCAACGTCGTCACCGAGAGCACCGTGAATGGCCGGGTCTCCCTCAATCTCGATAAAGTCACCTTCAAAGACGCGCTCACGGCGATCGGGGCGGCGGCGGGGCTCACGATCAACCGCACCGAGGGCAACGTCTATATCGTGAGCAAGCCACCGGCGAGCGGGCTGAGCAATATCAACACGCCCGGCTTCGGCACGCCCGGCGCGGACCCTTCAAGGCGGCCCGTGAGTTTCAACGTCAAGAACGCCGAACTCAGTTCGGTGGTCGAGAACATCGCCAACCAGTCCGGGGCGGCATTGATTATCAAGGGCGTACTGCAGGACCGGGTGACGGGGCGCATCTCGAATGTGCCCTTCGAGGACGCTCTAGCCCAGTTGCTCAACGGCACCCGCTTCGGTTTTGTCAAGCAGGGCCAGACCTACCTCATCGGCGATTCGACCCCCGGTACGCTTACCAGCCGTGCCCTCGAGCGCACCGAAGCGTTTCCGCTCGCCTTCACCCGCTCCAAGGACGCCAAGAACCTCTTTCCCCAGAGCCTCACCCAGTTCATCAAAGAAGACCCGGCCCGCAACGCGATCGTGGTGAGCGGCACCGACGCGGTGCGCAACCAGGTCCGCGCCTTGATCCAGGAGATCGATAAGCCGATCAGGCAGGTCGTCTTCGAGGTCAAGATCGTCGAATTAAGCGAGACCGGCTCGCGCGAACTGAACGTCCTCAAAGCCTTTCAGACCGGCTCGGTGGTGGGCTTCAACCCGAATACCGGCGGCCTGGTAGGGGGCGGCACCGGCACAACCGTCAGCTCCGGCACGATCAACACCGGCGGCACCGGCAGCACCGGCACCAGCATCGGCACCGGTTCGACGATCACGAGCAACGGCGGCGTGGTCACCGTCGCCCCTCCCACCCTCGACTTTGCCAACCAGAACCCGATCGCCCTCTCCTCGCAGCTCACCGGCGGTGTGGCCGTGGGGGTCTTCAACAACATCGCCCGCATTCTTGAGGTGGTGGGCGGCCTGATCAACCAGGGCAAGGCCCGCCTGCTCACCGACACCAAGCTCAACACGATCAGCGGCCAGAAAGGTTCGATCGACGTGCAGACCGACGTCAACCTGGTCCTTAACCAGCTCACCAACGTCAGCGGTGCGAGCGTCAACAACTCGACGCTCAATACCCTGCGCGCCGGTACCGTCGTCGAAATCACCCCCACCGTCCAGGCGGACGGCAACGTGCTGGCGGAGCTAAGCATCGAGTCTTCGAGCCTCGGCCAGCGCAGCAGCGCCAACGCCGCCCCCGACATCTCCCGGCGCAAGGTCAAGAACACCCTGCTCGTCAAGGACGGTCAGACGATCGAGATTGGCGGCTTGATTCAGAACAACACCACCGAGAACATCGTGCGCCTGCCGCTTCTGGGCTATCTGCCGCTTATCGGACAACTTTTTAGCAGCACCAGCACCAGTGTCTCCCAGAGCGAACTGGTCGTCTTTTTGACGCCCCGCGTCCGCGATGTCCAGCCGGCACCGGGGGCGCGGCTCCCGCTGGATCCGCCCCGATGA
- a CDS encoding phage tail protein, which yields MTQNGNIAHQLNYVLPHRFYVEIDGQLTASFSQCSGLGLTFKNNPYNEGGVNEQTRTYLGPVSHTDVTLTHGLTDSSQFIDWAFEALDPARAMTRRNVNILYFNPAGDTVQCWTLIGAVVTGFKGPMLIAKLPEQPQVATEQVVLSCEAIYALKSGGGGAMQVKRDGVGYFGSQYSPNGSASASAPALPLPADEQPLLETVLTAAVPEAALNLAELDTPQALALFEAALSGLPFCEVCP from the coding sequence ATGACTCAGAACGGCAACATTGCCCACCAGCTCAACTACGTCCTGCCCCACCGCTTCTACGTCGAGATCGACGGCCAGCTCACCGCCAGCTTCTCCCAGTGCAGTGGTCTGGGCCTCACCTTCAAGAACAATCCCTACAACGAAGGCGGCGTCAACGAGCAAACCAGAACGTATCTCGGGCCTGTCAGCCACACCGATGTCACCCTCACCCACGGGCTGACCGACAGCAGCCAGTTTATCGACTGGGCCTTCGAGGCGCTCGACCCCGCGCGGGCGATGACCCGGCGCAACGTCAACATCCTCTATTTCAACCCGGCAGGCGATACGGTGCAGTGCTGGACGTTGATCGGTGCGGTTGTCACCGGCTTCAAAGGACCGATGCTCATAGCAAAGCTGCCTGAGCAGCCCCAGGTAGCCACCGAGCAGGTCGTGCTTTCCTGCGAGGCCATCTACGCTCTCAAATCCGGCGGTGGGGGAGCGATGCAGGTCAAGCGGGACGGTGTGGGCTACTTTGGCAGCCAGTACTCGCCCAACGGCAGCGCCAGCGCATCTGCACCCGCTCTGCCTTTACCTGCGGACGAACAGCCTCTGCTGGAGACTGTCCTCACCGCTGCTGTACCCGAAGCCGCTTTGAATCTGGCTGAACTGGACACACCGCAGGCGCTGGCACTATTTGAGGCGGCACTGAGCGGTCTGCCGTTCTGCGAGGTTTGCCCATGA
- a CDS encoding GspE/PulE family protein, with product MQSSSLPPELKLPVADSPGIGVVLIPETLDWNLIRSLAGKLGEDLRSVVPLAFYNRQLYLGSFNVLSEMEQRRVREKISCDIRLVNLAASEVRRWWNIGRERLPEYFQAAAGSFETGSSEPTITIGSDGTAEGKRVSSQLQRLLNEALRSRASDIHLESQEDGLRVRFRIDGLLREMGVFPVAESKALISRVKVLAELDIANHRTPQDGRVTQEINGQLVDLRVSTLPCLHGEKAVLRLLPKNNTFTALEELGYSAADLARFRNWLGRAQGLVLITGPTGSGKTSTLYTSLREILRPESNIVTIEDPIEYQLPGINQVQVHPRAGLTFASGLRSILRQDPDIIMVGEIRDLETAQTVFQAAMTGHLVLSTLHTNDAPSAVSRLLDMQVEPYLIAGALLGVVAQRLVRRVCRHCGISYAPDSLDLQRLKLDSHPEYAQMPIEWKRASGCQHCFGSGYYGREGIFEVMEIDEHLRGLIHARSSNGEITSYLRARGIRSLPEAGVAKVMEGSTTIEELLRVVSV from the coding sequence ATGCAAAGTTCTTCACTTCCGCCTGAACTGAAGCTGCCCGTCGCCGACAGTCCCGGCATCGGCGTCGTCTTGATTCCTGAGACGCTCGATTGGAATTTGATCCGTTCTCTGGCCGGCAAACTGGGCGAAGATCTGCGCTCGGTGGTGCCGCTGGCCTTTTATAACCGCCAGCTCTACCTGGGCAGCTTCAACGTCCTATCGGAGATGGAGCAGCGCCGGGTGCGCGAGAAGATCAGCTGCGATATTCGCCTGGTCAACCTCGCCGCCTCCGAGGTGCGCCGCTGGTGGAATATCGGTCGCGAGCGGCTGCCGGAGTACTTTCAGGCGGCAGCGGGCAGCTTTGAAACCGGTAGCTCGGAGCCTACGATTACGATCGGCTCCGACGGCACCGCCGAGGGCAAGCGGGTCAGCAGCCAGTTGCAGCGGCTCCTCAACGAAGCCCTGAGAAGCCGGGCGAGCGACATCCACCTCGAATCGCAGGAGGATGGTCTCAGAGTGCGCTTTCGGATCGACGGCCTGCTGCGGGAGATGGGCGTCTTTCCGGTCGCTGAGAGCAAGGCTCTGATTTCGCGGGTCAAGGTGCTGGCCGAACTTGACATCGCCAACCACCGCACCCCGCAGGATGGCCGCGTTACCCAAGAAATCAATGGCCAGCTAGTCGATCTGCGCGTGAGCACCCTGCCCTGCCTGCACGGCGAAAAGGCGGTGCTGCGGCTGTTACCCAAGAACAACACTTTTACAGCCCTCGAAGAGCTGGGCTACAGCGCCGCCGATCTGGCCCGCTTCCGCAACTGGCTGGGCCGGGCCCAGGGGCTGGTGCTGATTACCGGTCCCACCGGCTCCGGCAAGACGAGCACCCTCTACACGAGCCTGCGCGAAATTCTCAGGCCAGAGAGCAACATCGTCACGATCGAAGATCCGATCGAATATCAGCTTCCCGGCATCAACCAGGTGCAGGTGCATCCGCGTGCCGGTCTCACCTTCGCCAGCGGCCTGCGCTCGATTCTCCGTCAAGATCCCGACATCATCATGGTGGGCGAGATCCGCGACCTTGAAACGGCTCAAACCGTCTTCCAGGCGGCGATGACCGGCCACCTCGTCCTCAGCACGCTCCACACCAACGACGCCCCCAGCGCCGTAAGCCGCCTGCTCGACATGCAGGTCGAGCCGTACCTCATCGCCGGAGCGCTCCTGGGCGTGGTGGCCCAGCGGCTGGTGCGCCGGGTCTGCCGCCACTGCGGCATCTCCTACGCCCCCGATAGCCTCGATCTGCAGCGCCTCAAGCTCGATTCCCATCCCGAGTACGCCCAGATGCCCATCGAGTGGAAGCGGGCCTCCGGCTGTCAGCACTGCTTTGGCTCCGGCTACTACGGGCGGGAGGGCATCTTCGAGGTGATGGAAATCGACGAGCACCTGCGCGGCCTCATCCATGCCCGTTCCTCCAACGGTGAGATCACGAGTTACCTGCGCGCCAGGGGCATCCGCTCGCTGCCGGAGGCCGGTGTGGCCAAAGTCATGGAGGGCAGTACCACTATTGAGGAACTTCTGCGGGTTGTGTCAGTCTAG